A genomic stretch from Kovacikia minuta CCNUW1 includes:
- a CDS encoding Shedu anti-phage system protein SduA domain-containing protein, translating to MTFHILVSRSSGETEIDTFLKQKDNLSVLAFISEFFHTGHDGVWILPQQTIRPRVGSKKGLRPDYLFGGYDALGMNWWVLELKGAHETVCVKDSEGIGFSGVVRNGISQLKSYMEFCTENSETLRKAYGVKAFSEPKGILIVGREKEFVKNEEKQRLRRDFTKKNPRIQIRTYDSLIRRIMRDGYIQYKLPWLSTIIFNFLTCEPTDDYWYFDS from the coding sequence TTGACATTTCACATTTTAGTGTCAAGAAGTTCTGGTGAAACAGAGATTGATACGTTTTTGAAGCAGAAAGATAATCTTTCAGTGCTTGCATTTATATCAGAATTTTTCCATACAGGACATGATGGTGTTTGGATCTTACCGCAACAGACTATTCGACCTCGTGTTGGTTCAAAAAAAGGTTTGCGCCCTGACTACTTGTTTGGAGGATACGACGCACTTGGAATGAATTGGTGGGTTCTAGAGCTTAAAGGGGCGCATGAAACAGTTTGTGTAAAAGATTCAGAAGGTATTGGTTTCAGTGGTGTGGTTAGGAATGGGATCTCGCAACTCAAAAGTTACATGGAATTTTGCACTGAAAATTCGGAGACATTGCGGAAAGCTTATGGAGTCAAAGCTTTTAGCGAACCGAAAGGTATTTTGATTGTTGGTCGGGAGAAGGAGTTCGTTAAAAATGAGGAAAAGCAAAGATTAAGGCGTGATTTCACAAAGAAAAATCCAAGAATTCAAATCAGAACCTATGACTCCCTAATTCGGAGGATTATGAGGGATGGTTATATTCAATATAAGTTGCCTTGGCTATCTACAATTATCTTTAATTTTCTGACTTGTGAACCAACAGATGACTATTGGTACTTCGATTCTTAA